A part of Biomphalaria glabrata chromosome 3, xgBioGlab47.1, whole genome shotgun sequence genomic DNA contains:
- the LOC106066192 gene encoding RNA transcription, translation and transport factor protein-like produces MFKRKLLALECSEVDRFDINDEGRFRALVLWLEDQKIRHLKIEDREPLRNLASNEWNKAFQSYLTEINSPHDGSDRKALLDWLLGYAIRLEYGDQVDKYKSATPESFKERKEQQLSKSINPLDNLDFNSPEFKAGITSLAMMLQIPPHSNHLEMLKAICIVIKEKFTQEAIDSAGKTKEKDEHIPLDKTELGFEAGDYIITEAAKILRLLHLRDLRDLQTHINQAIVAVQAITANPKTDSRLGKVGF; encoded by the exons ATGttcaaaagaaaattattgGCTCTTGAATGTTCTGAAGTTGATCGCTTTGACATAAACG ATGAAGGAAGATTTAGAGCTCTTGTTTTATGGTTAGAGGATCAAAAAATTAGGCATTTAAAAATTGAAGACAGGGAACCACTTCGAAATCTGGCATCTAATGAATGGAATAAAGCCTTTCAGTCT tactTAACTGAAATCAATAGTCCACATGACGGATCAGACAGAAAAGCCCTGTTAGATTGGCTGTTAGGATATGCTATCCGACTTGAATATGGTGATCAAG TTGACAAGTATAAGAGTGCCACGCCAGAatcttttaaagaaagaaaagaacagCAATTGTCAAAGTCCATCAATCCTTTAGATAATCTTGACT TCAACAGCCCAGAGTTCAAAGCTGGCATTACTTCGTTAGCCATGATGCTACAGATTCCTCCACATTCTAATCATTTAGAAATGTTAAAG GCTATTTGTATAGTTATCAAGGAAAAATTTACTCAGGAGGCTATAGACTCTGcaggaaaaacaaaagaaaag GATGAACACATACCCCTGGATAAAACTGAGCTTGGGTTTGAAGCTGGAG ATTACATAATAACAGAAGCAGCCAAGATACTTCGACTTCTCCATCTTCGAGATTTAAGGGACTTACAAACACACATCAATCAAGCCATTGTTGCTGTTCAGGCCATTACTGCCAACCCTAAGACTGACAGCAGGCTGGGTAAAGTTGGGTTTTGA